Proteins co-encoded in one Jeotgalibacillus malaysiensis genomic window:
- a CDS encoding phosphohydrolase — protein sequence MRGFSIKKAGQFLEQVNNDITKIDLLLNSSGLEIMQQYIDKGNSFYIYPGEHPEALEFYYIVDGHVRCEDYEGEKSELNSGDYICAQGLEEPVHFKVLEKVKILIFSSEESFYHISEKLTVLRDVAKKVEYKDRYTAKHSQRVAEYSVSIARKMKMDATHLKRLNRAAFLHDIGKVNVPEEILNKPGKLTEEEYKIMKKHPADGAAMVEQTYYKDLAPIIHQHHERLDGSGYPDGLKGDEILIEAKIIAVSDTFDALTEDRIYRKAWTPQSALEEIKAHKGDLYDETVVELFEEVLREEGKID from the coding sequence ATGAGGGGGTTCAGCATTAAAAAAGCAGGTCAGTTCCTTGAGCAGGTTAATAATGATATTACAAAAATAGATTTATTACTTAACAGTTCAGGTTTAGAGATCATGCAACAATATATAGACAAGGGCAACAGTTTTTATATTTATCCTGGTGAACATCCTGAAGCATTAGAATTTTATTATATTGTTGATGGTCATGTCAGATGTGAAGATTATGAAGGAGAAAAGTCTGAACTAAATAGTGGTGATTATATTTGTGCCCAAGGATTAGAAGAGCCAGTGCATTTTAAAGTACTTGAGAAAGTAAAGATATTAATTTTCTCAAGTGAGGAGTCTTTTTATCACATTAGCGAAAAATTAACTGTATTACGAGATGTAGCAAAAAAGGTTGAGTATAAGGACCGGTATACTGCAAAACATAGTCAGAGGGTGGCTGAATACTCGGTCAGTATAGCTAGAAAGATGAAAATGGATGCTACTCATTTAAAAAGACTTAACCGGGCTGCTTTTCTACACGATATCGGCAAAGTTAACGTCCCGGAAGAAATCCTGAATAAACCGGGAAAATTGACAGAAGAAGAATATAAAATTATGAAAAAACATCCTGCAGACGGCGCTGCGATGGTTGAACAGACTTATTATAAGGACCTGGCTCCGATCATTCACCAGCATCATGAACGGCTTGACGGTTCCGGTTATCCGGACGGGCTGAAAGGTGACGAGATCCTGATTGAGGCAAAAATTATTGCAGTCAGTGATACCTTTGATGCGCTGACTGAAGACAGGATTTACCGTAAAGCCTGGACTCCCCAGAGTGCTTTAGAGGAGATCAAGGCGCATAAAGGCGATTTATATGATGAGACAGTGGTGGAGTTGTTTGAGGAAGTACTGCGTGAGGAAGGAAAAATAGATTGA
- a CDS encoding DNA-dirted RNA polymerase has product MTTSLPSNLSKPSQRAFAQAGIQTMDDISQYTENELLSLHGVGPKTIRQLKEAGGSFKNT; this is encoded by the coding sequence ATGACGACCAGCTTACCGTCTAACTTAAGTAAACCCTCACAGCGTGCATTCGCTCAGGCAGGAATTCAGACGATGGATGATATCAGTCAGTATACTGAAAACGAGCTGCTCTCCCTTCACGGCGTCGGACCAAAAACCATCAGACAGCTAAAAGAAGCCGGTGGATCTTTCAAAAATACGTAA
- a CDS encoding phosphonate ABC transporter substrate-binding protein, translating into MKKMMLSAAALSTALVLAACGNAEETEDTDQQSSGDDTFTIGVIPAQTEGEMEGAMNKLQDVLTESLGRETEIDVYPDYNGVVEAMNFDQIDMAYLGPLTYVIAQERSDAKAIITQLVNGEPFYHSYIITHQDQPFESIEDLLSDPSAIDFAFGDPNSTSGSLIPSIELQDRGVYESEDNYEFSTVRFTGSHDATALAVQNEQVDAGAIDSAIYNQLIESGKIDDSQLKVIWTSEPLFQYPWAVTAGTDEETIAALQEAFLAIEDPEILDAFGASGFTEATPEDYDSILDAAEKQGILDAE; encoded by the coding sequence ATGAAAAAAATGATGTTATCAGCTGCTGCACTATCAACTGCTTTAGTGCTTGCTGCATGCGGAAACGCTGAAGAAACCGAGGACACAGACCAACAAAGCTCCGGGGACGATACTTTTACAATCGGCGTTATTCCTGCGCAAACTGAGGGTGAAATGGAAGGCGCGATGAATAAACTTCAGGACGTGCTGACAGAATCTCTTGGCAGGGAAACTGAAATTGACGTATACCCGGACTATAACGGTGTCGTGGAAGCGATGAACTTTGACCAGATTGATATGGCTTACCTTGGGCCATTAACATATGTGATTGCTCAGGAAAGAAGCGATGCAAAAGCGATTATTACCCAGCTTGTAAATGGTGAACCGTTTTACCATTCATATATCATTACGCACCAGGACCAGCCTTTTGAATCAATTGAAGATCTCTTAAGTGACCCGTCAGCAATCGATTTTGCGTTTGGTGATCCGAACTCAACTTCAGGCTCTCTGATCCCTTCGATCGAACTGCAGGACCGCGGTGTGTATGAATCTGAAGACAACTATGAATTCAGTACTGTCAGATTCACAGGCTCACATGATGCAACGGCGCTTGCTGTGCAGAATGAACAGGTTGATGCCGGAGCGATTGACAGTGCAATTTATAACCAGCTGATTGAATCCGGGAAAATTGATGATAGTCAGTTAAAAGTAATCTGGACATCTGAACCGCTGTTCCAATATCCATGGGCTGTTACGGCAGGTACCGATGAAGAAACTATCGCTGCGCTGCAGGAAGCATTTTTAGCGATTGAAGACCCTGAAATCCTGGATGCGTTCGGTGCATCAGGCTTTACAGAAGCGACACCTGAAGATTATGACAGTATTTTGGACGCAGCTGAAAAGCAGGGCATTTTAGATGCTGAATAG
- a CDS encoding fructose-bisphosphate aldolase: MNQEQFDKVKNGKGFIAALDQSGGSTPKALKAYGVEESAYSNEDEMFDMVHEMRTRIITSPAFTSEKILGAILFEQTMDRDIEGKHTGDYLWEEKGVVPFLKVDKGLADEKNGVQLMKPIHDLDETLSRANERHIFGTKMRSVINEPNEEGIKEVIDQQFEVGKQIIAAGLVPIIEPEVNIHSKDKEQCESIMKDEILKHLNNLPEDQNVMLKLSIPTKANFFKELVDHPRVVRVVALSGGYSRKEANEKLRENDGLIASFSRALASDLRHGQTQEQFDAGLKDAIDTIYDASVNKK, from the coding sequence ATGAATCAGGAGCAATTTGACAAGGTCAAGAACGGAAAAGGTTTTATCGCAGCACTCGATCAGAGCGGTGGCAGCACACCGAAGGCACTAAAAGCTTACGGCGTTGAGGAAAGTGCATATTCCAATGAAGATGAAATGTTCGACATGGTCCATGAAATGCGCACAAGAATCATTACTTCTCCTGCTTTTACATCTGAAAAAATACTCGGCGCGATTCTCTTTGAACAGACAATGGATCGTGATATTGAAGGCAAGCATACAGGCGACTATCTGTGGGAAGAAAAGGGCGTTGTGCCATTTCTGAAAGTCGATAAAGGCCTCGCAGATGAAAAGAACGGCGTACAGCTTATGAAGCCGATTCATGATCTGGATGAAACACTTAGCCGGGCAAATGAAAGACACATTTTCGGTACAAAAATGCGCTCAGTCATTAATGAACCAAATGAAGAAGGCATCAAAGAAGTCATTGATCAGCAATTTGAAGTCGGCAAACAGATTATTGCTGCAGGGCTTGTGCCGATCATTGAACCTGAAGTCAATATTCATAGTAAAGATAAAGAACAGTGCGAATCGATAATGAAGGATGAGATTTTAAAGCATCTTAATAATCTTCCTGAAGATCAGAACGTCATGCTGAAGCTGTCGATTCCAACTAAAGCAAATTTCTTTAAAGAACTCGTAGACCACCCACGTGTGGTGCGTGTGGTCGCACTATCAGGCGGATACTCACGCAAAGAGGCAAACGAAAAGCTGCGTGAAAATGATGGCTTAATCGCAAGTTTCTCTCGTGCACTTGCATCTGATCTGCGCCACGGCCAGACACAGGAGCAATTTGACGCTGGACTGAAAGATGCGATTGATACGATTTATGATGCATCAGTGAACAAGAAATAA
- a CDS encoding phosphonate ABC transporter ATP-binding protein: protein MIECREISVTYPGSQTKALQAVNLTFTKGEFICVLGKSGAGKSTFIRCLNGLQIPTEGEVIYSDQSLNKLSEAELRPIRQRTGMIFQQFNLIPRLSVMQNVLTGLFGSRPSFKNLTGLFTKDEKSAARNAIRSVGLNGFENRRVEQLSGGQKQRVGIARALVQQPAVMLGDEPVASLDPGTANQIFTLLRNMHDDLGLLTIINVHDLQLAKKYADRVIALKDGKVIFNGLPEMFGDREYEETYGDE, encoded by the coding sequence ATGATCGAATGCAGAGAAATATCAGTAACGTATCCTGGTTCTCAGACAAAAGCACTCCAGGCGGTTAATCTGACATTTACAAAAGGTGAATTTATCTGTGTGCTCGGTAAAAGCGGCGCCGGCAAATCGACGTTTATCCGCTGCCTGAATGGGCTGCAGATACCGACTGAAGGTGAAGTCATTTACAGTGATCAGTCTCTTAATAAATTGAGTGAAGCTGAACTCAGACCGATTCGTCAGCGTACAGGCATGATTTTTCAGCAGTTTAATCTGATCCCACGTCTGTCTGTCATGCAAAATGTTCTAACTGGTCTGTTTGGGAGCCGTCCTTCATTTAAAAATCTGACGGGTCTTTTTACAAAAGATGAAAAATCAGCTGCTCGTAACGCCATCCGTAGTGTTGGACTGAATGGATTTGAAAATCGCAGGGTAGAGCAGCTCTCAGGCGGACAAAAGCAGCGTGTCGGTATCGCCAGAGCACTCGTTCAGCAGCCAGCCGTCATGCTCGGCGATGAACCGGTTGCTTCACTGGACCCCGGAACAGCTAATCAGATTTTTACGTTGCTGCGAAATATGCATGATGACCTTGGACTGCTCACGATTATTAATGTCCATGACCTGCAGCTGGCAAAGAAGTATGCTGACCGGGTGATTGCGTTGAAAGATGGAAAAGTGATATTCAACGGGTTGCCGGAGATGTTTGGTGACAGAGAATATGAAGAAACTTATGGTGATGAATAA
- a CDS encoding cobalt transporter, translating to MINRMNPSVKFIAITVSMIAMAFFFNPWTPLVFFVGVVLIQLIFAKISWKVWSLMMLPFLLGAVGYFWTTLVFGSEDSTLGTALSLSFRVLAFSSLSLLFVFTTKPVDFILSLMQQMKLSPKIAYSILVGYQFLPVLKDEFFQIRQAQQLRGLEVPKSPVKRVLAMRHVLIPMLAGAVRKAERTAFAMEARGFTGEGKRDFYRKITVDRVDVAGVALFVILLCGSMAAGLI from the coding sequence ATGATCAACCGTATGAATCCTTCGGTTAAATTCATTGCGATCACCGTTTCAATGATCGCAATGGCATTCTTTTTCAATCCATGGACGCCACTTGTGTTCTTTGTCGGTGTTGTATTGATCCAGTTGATTTTCGCAAAAATTTCATGGAAGGTGTGGAGCCTGATGATGCTTCCCTTCCTGCTTGGCGCAGTCGGTTATTTCTGGACAACACTTGTATTTGGCAGTGAAGACAGCACGCTTGGCACTGCACTGTCCCTAAGCTTCAGGGTGCTTGCATTCTCCAGCCTGTCTCTGCTTTTTGTCTTTACCACAAAACCGGTTGATTTCATCTTAAGCCTGATGCAGCAGATGAAGCTGTCTCCAAAAATTGCGTACAGCATCCTCGTCGGATATCAGTTCCTGCCTGTATTAAAGGATGAATTTTTTCAGATTCGCCAGGCACAGCAGCTAAGGGGACTTGAAGTGCCAAAGTCTCCTGTAAAAAGGGTGCTTGCGATGCGGCATGTCCTGATTCCAATGCTCGCGGGTGCCGTGCGAAAAGCGGAGCGGACAGCTTTTGCAATGGAAGCGCGCGGGTTTACCGGTGAAGGCAAGCGAGATTTTTACCGGAAAATTACAGTCGACCGGGTTGATGTAGCAGGTGTTGCGTTATTTGTGATCCTGCTTTGCGGGAGTATGGCTGCAGGATTGATTTGA
- a CDS encoding 2,5-diketo-D-gluconic acid reductase B, producing MTKIPEWTMHNGYKIPATGLGTYTLKGEKGVEAMTAAIKNGYRLFDSAIRYDNEGTLGEAVKRSGISRDDLFLTSKLRAQYYDYDRALEMIQESLYRANLNYWDLYLLHWPNPKQDQYVEAWKALITAQEKGWVRSIGVCNFMPEHLERLEKETGVKPVINQIEMHPYFSQKEQREYNKKHDIITEAWSPLERAGSVLNDETLQNIANQHNKSVGQVILRWIYQLDTISLPRSTNAHRQRENLELFDFELSDAEVEKINGLTREDGRIADQDPREYEEF from the coding sequence ATGACAAAAATACCTGAATGGACAATGCATAATGGCTATAAAATTCCTGCCACAGGCCTTGGTACATATACATTAAAAGGTGAAAAAGGCGTGGAGGCAATGACTGCTGCAATTAAAAATGGCTATCGGCTATTCGACTCTGCCATCCGCTATGATAATGAAGGTACATTAGGCGAAGCTGTGAAGAGATCCGGGATTTCACGGGACGATTTATTTTTAACTTCAAAGCTGCGTGCACAGTATTATGACTACGACCGAGCACTTGAGATGATTCAGGAGTCGCTGTATCGTGCCAACTTAAATTATTGGGACCTGTATCTGCTTCACTGGCCAAATCCGAAACAGGATCAGTATGTGGAAGCATGGAAAGCGCTGATCACTGCACAGGAAAAAGGATGGGTCCGCTCAATCGGTGTATGTAACTTCATGCCTGAGCACCTGGAGCGCCTCGAAAAAGAAACAGGTGTAAAGCCCGTCATCAACCAAATAGAAATGCATCCTTATTTTTCTCAAAAAGAACAGCGTGAATACAATAAAAAGCATGACATCATTACGGAAGCCTGGAGCCCGCTTGAAAGAGCAGGCAGCGTGCTGAACGATGAGACTCTTCAAAACATTGCCAATCAGCACAACAAATCGGTAGGGCAGGTCATTCTGAGATGGATCTACCAGCTTGATACGATCTCACTCCCAAGATCCACTAATGCGCATAGACAGCGCGAAAATCTTGAACTATTTGATTTTGAGTTATCTGATGCAGAAGTTGAGAAAATCAATGGACTGACGCGCGAAGATGGCAGAATCGCTGACCAGGACCCGCGTGAATACGAAGAATTTTGA
- a CDS encoding acyltransferase, with the protein MRLEAVPYERRHDYVNWLLLADDSENAVRSYLDYGDLYVIHIEQQIVGVMLFVTLSEHAVELKNMALTENQRGKGIGKKAIEAAVKLYKDNGFKQMNVGTANSSIENLAFYQKAGFRMFSIMKDYFADYDPPVYEHGIHGLDLVMFERKL; encoded by the coding sequence ATGAGATTGGAAGCTGTACCTTATGAGCGACGGCATGACTATGTTAATTGGCTGCTGTTAGCCGATGATAGTGAAAATGCGGTTCGTTCTTATCTGGATTATGGAGATTTATATGTTATACATATTGAACAACAAATTGTCGGAGTAATGCTATTTGTTACACTGTCTGAGCATGCAGTAGAACTGAAAAATATGGCTCTGACTGAGAATCAGCGGGGAAAAGGAATTGGAAAGAAAGCTATAGAAGCAGCTGTAAAGTTATACAAGGATAATGGTTTTAAGCAGATGAATGTTGGTACGGCAAACTCAAGTATTGAAAATCTGGCATTTTATCAAAAAGCGGGCTTTCGTATGTTTTCGATTATGAAAGACTACTTTGCAGACTATGATCCACCGGTCTATGAGCATGGCATTCATGGTCTTGACCTGGTGATGTTTGAACGCAAATTATAG
- a CDS encoding putative HMP/thiamine permease protein ykoE: protein MLKSWKLKEVVLMSLFAVVFGIIYLLFVHIGNIWASLIGPIAYEWIFGIWFIVSIIVMAIIRKPGAAVIPETMAAAIEVMIGNALGPRLILVGVIQGLGAEAVFAATRYRHFNLGIYMMAGAGAAVFSFVYGYLLGGFAALSTEYVLLMFVIRVMSGAIIAGIGGKYLVDALLATGSLRGYAITKRDAHV, encoded by the coding sequence ATGCTTAAGAGTTGGAAGCTGAAAGAAGTCGTTCTAATGTCGCTATTTGCAGTTGTATTCGGCATTATTTACTTATTGTTTGTACATATCGGAAACATCTGGGCATCTTTGATTGGTCCGATTGCATATGAATGGATCTTCGGTATCTGGTTTATTGTGTCTATTATTGTCATGGCGATCATCCGAAAGCCTGGTGCTGCAGTGATTCCTGAGACCATGGCTGCTGCGATTGAAGTCATGATTGGGAACGCACTCGGTCCCCGTCTGATTTTAGTAGGAGTGATTCAGGGACTTGGAGCTGAAGCTGTTTTTGCAGCCACGAGGTATCGCCATTTTAACCTTGGGATTTATATGATGGCTGGTGCGGGGGCCGCGGTGTTCAGCTTTGTGTACGGGTATCTGTTAGGCGGTTTTGCAGCGCTCAGCACTGAATATGTATTACTGATGTTTGTGATCCGTGTGATGAGTGGTGCCATTATTGCAGGAATTGGCGGGAAATACCTTGTAGATGCACTGCTTGCGACAGGTTCGCTGAGAGGCTATGCCATTACAAAGCGTGATGCACATGTATAA
- a CDS encoding HMP/thiamine-binding protein ykoF — protein sequence MECGTSKIVGCRFSLHPMAGDFIPVIKGALEATDLTGVWKHTDDVSTVIRGQEQHVFNVIKAITLHAAKTGEHVAINATFSAGCPGDTAGDSYMDVDQEVHNHDETKQYVSSQFALYPMNNPDYMSVIYREVDRAKERGVFNDSMHYASGIHGDIHEVFNFYEETFGKARSDEHQHLVMTMSMSINSPSHKGDHHA from the coding sequence ATGGAATGTGGAACAAGCAAAATTGTCGGGTGCCGTTTTTCACTGCACCCAATGGCGGGAGATTTTATTCCGGTGATTAAAGGCGCGCTCGAGGCAACTGATCTGACTGGCGTCTGGAAGCATACAGATGATGTATCGACCGTGATTCGCGGACAGGAACAGCATGTATTTAATGTGATCAAGGCGATTACGCTGCATGCTGCAAAAACAGGGGAACATGTAGCAATCAATGCGACCTTTTCAGCCGGCTGTCCGGGTGATACAGCAGGCGATTCTTATATGGACGTTGATCAAGAAGTGCACAACCATGATGAAACAAAGCAATATGTTTCTTCACAATTCGCACTATACCCGATGAACAATCCGGATTATATGAGTGTCATCTACAGGGAAGTAGATCGTGCAAAGGAACGCGGTGTATTCAATGACTCTATGCATTATGCAAGCGGAATACATGGAGATATTCATGAAGTGTTTAATTTTTATGAGGAGACTTTCGGTAAGGCAAGATCAGATGAGCACCAGCATTTAGTGATGACCATGTCAATGAGTATTAATAGTCCATCTCACAAGGGTGATCACCATGCTTAA
- a CDS encoding pirin, producing MTEENRFKRDVKDHWRVSYNQNGYPHVQQGWILPPERMKEFDPFILMADDWFKRGTFSDHPHRGFQTITYVVDGRLEHIDNHGGHSILDAGDVQYMNAGWAARHGEEAVDDDLIHTFQLWLNLPHELRTTTTSYQNVYLEDAPVAEVEGGSVRVYSGEIAGVKGPMESLVPITMTEIRLKEGAEYKHVIPENHNGFFYVTAGEIEAGESSVPLAKTDVGILTYKEDGSDAESEFTIRAKTRARLLLYSGVPLKEDYVAHGPFVMSNMDEIRDAMRDFQAGKFGKPAVK from the coding sequence ATGACTGAAGAAAATCGCTTTAAAAGAGATGTAAAAGATCATTGGAGAGTTTCTTATAATCAAAATGGATATCCTCACGTCCAGCAGGGTTGGATTTTGCCGCCTGAACGGATGAAGGAATTTGATCCATTTATTTTAATGGCAGATGACTGGTTCAAGCGCGGGACATTTTCAGACCACCCGCACAGAGGGTTCCAGACGATCACCTATGTAGTAGATGGCAGACTTGAGCATATAGATAATCACGGCGGACATTCCATTCTTGACGCGGGAGATGTGCAGTATATGAATGCCGGCTGGGCTGCGCGCCACGGTGAGGAAGCGGTGGATGATGACCTGATTCATACGTTCCAGCTCTGGCTGAACCTGCCGCATGAGCTGCGGACAACCACTACTTCATATCAGAATGTCTACCTTGAAGATGCACCGGTAGCAGAGGTTGAAGGCGGCAGTGTACGCGTCTATTCAGGTGAGATTGCCGGAGTCAAAGGACCGATGGAAAGCCTTGTGCCGATCACCATGACAGAAATCCGCCTGAAAGAAGGCGCGGAATACAAGCACGTAATCCCTGAAAATCATAATGGATTTTTCTATGTGACAGCAGGCGAAATCGAAGCGGGAGAATCATCCGTTCCACTTGCAAAAACGGATGTTGGAATCCTGACGTACAAAGAAGATGGAAGCGATGCAGAGAGTGAATTTACAATCCGTGCGAAGACACGTGCACGCCTGCTTCTTTATTCAGGCGTTCCGCTGAAAGAAGATTATGTTGCACACGGCCCATTTGTGATGAGTAACATGGATGAGATCCGTGATGCGATGCGTGATTTCCAGGCTGGGAAGTTCGGCAAGCCTGCAGTGAAATAA
- a CDS encoding putative HMP/thiamine import ATP-binding protein YkoD, protein MYKVISLQDVSFRFPDDVDPVFEQLNFEVRAGERVVITGPSGCGKSTLLYLLNRLYPENCDGITSGQIKLFEKAASDYAPGEINQRIATVFQDPDSQFCMQTVEEELAFTLENVGVPSDKINDRIEKVLQETGLELFKGSVIQTLSGGQKQRVATACAWVLEPEILLLDEPLTHLDPVTAQEFVAWLRGLHESRDLTVIAIDHQVALWDGFFDREWQMVASKPVEQVIGRVPLETDQIALTAKDLTVEPIVSPATFSLKKGEIAVLAGPNGSGKSTLLKALCGLKSTGGQVEPKRIGYVPQSPEFLFLTKSVREELLFGGGHGADDILKRLYLDEVSESNPFAVSHGQKRRTAIGAMLCDGRPVIVMDEPTAGQDQAALRELENLITARANEGITFLIVTHDMNFADRVADSLLLLHKGSLSGPFSPTTVWQDQELLKQHRLCPPFGGDLHDQPYESFG, encoded by the coding sequence ATGTATAAAGTCATCTCTTTGCAGGATGTGTCATTCCGTTTTCCGGATGATGTGGACCCGGTATTTGAACAGCTGAACTTTGAGGTAAGAGCCGGCGAACGTGTTGTGATCACAGGACCAAGCGGGTGCGGGAAGTCTACGCTTTTATACCTGCTTAACCGCCTTTATCCTGAAAACTGTGACGGGATCACCTCAGGACAGATTAAGCTGTTTGAAAAAGCGGCTTCTGACTATGCACCGGGTGAAATCAACCAGCGGATTGCCACTGTTTTTCAGGATCCTGACAGTCAGTTTTGTATGCAGACCGTTGAAGAAGAGCTCGCTTTTACACTTGAAAATGTGGGTGTACCTTCGGATAAAATTAATGACCGTATTGAAAAGGTGTTACAGGAAACCGGGCTGGAGTTATTCAAGGGTTCAGTCATCCAGACGTTGTCAGGCGGACAGAAGCAGCGTGTCGCTACTGCTTGTGCGTGGGTGTTGGAGCCCGAAATCCTTTTACTTGATGAGCCGCTCACACACTTAGATCCGGTGACCGCTCAGGAGTTTGTCGCTTGGCTCCGCGGCCTTCATGAGTCAAGAGACCTCACAGTGATTGCGATTGATCACCAGGTTGCTTTATGGGATGGCTTTTTTGACCGGGAATGGCAGATGGTTGCTTCAAAGCCTGTTGAACAGGTAATCGGACGGGTGCCATTAGAGACAGATCAGATCGCTTTGACAGCAAAAGACCTGACTGTAGAACCAATCGTCTCACCAGCCACTTTTTCATTAAAAAAAGGAGAGATTGCAGTGCTTGCAGGTCCAAATGGCAGTGGGAAATCCACGCTGTTGAAGGCATTATGCGGTCTGAAATCTACCGGCGGTCAGGTAGAGCCTAAGCGGATCGGTTATGTCCCGCAATCTCCTGAGTTCTTGTTTTTAACAAAGTCAGTCCGTGAAGAACTTTTATTTGGCGGAGGACATGGCGCTGACGACATACTGAAGCGGTTATACCTCGATGAAGTCAGTGAATCCAACCCTTTCGCTGTCAGCCATGGTCAAAAGAGACGGACTGCAATTGGCGCCATGCTTTGTGACGGCCGGCCTGTCATCGTCATGGACGAACCGACTGCAGGACAGGACCAGGCGGCTTTACGGGAGCTTGAAAACCTGATTACAGCGAGAGCGAATGAGGGTATCACGTTTTTGATTGTGACGCATGACATGAATTTTGCAGACCGTGTGGCAGATTCACTGCTTTTATTACATAAAGGCAGTCTGAGCGGTCCATTCAGTCCTACTACAGTCTGGCAAGATCAAGAGCTTCTTAAACAGCACCGCTTATGTCCGCCATTCGGAGGTGACCTGCATGATCAACCGTATGAATCCTTCGGTTAA
- a CDS encoding pn transporter membrane channel protein, whose protein sequence is MWFKKKHVALAVILTAFVILSMRITEFDLAKFRDFGNMIEFLGQWFPMDTSKLPLMLEDAGETLAMAFLGSFLALLVALPISFLAAKNTAPKGFFYFLRTSLSFIRSVPEIVIGLILLTMLGLGPFPAVIAIMIHNVGVLGKLISELIEAADPGPQEAMRAVGAKRWTAHLFSILPQIWPNVLSHFFYRFEVAIRTSLVLGFIGGGGIGQRLFNDFKTFQYNAVALDVLIIMVMVIVIDFLTSYIRNRVI, encoded by the coding sequence GTGTGGTTTAAGAAAAAGCATGTTGCACTTGCTGTTATTCTGACTGCTTTTGTCATCCTCAGTATGCGGATCACTGAGTTTGATCTCGCAAAATTCCGAGACTTTGGAAATATGATTGAGTTTTTAGGCCAATGGTTTCCAATGGATACATCAAAGCTGCCGCTGATGCTTGAGGACGCAGGAGAAACGCTTGCTATGGCGTTTCTCGGCAGCTTTTTGGCGTTGCTCGTGGCACTTCCAATCAGTTTTCTCGCAGCTAAAAACACTGCGCCAAAAGGATTCTTTTACTTTTTAAGAACGAGCCTGAGCTTTATACGCTCCGTGCCTGAGATCGTCATCGGACTCATTCTGCTGACGATGCTGGGTCTTGGTCCATTCCCGGCAGTGATCGCCATCATGATTCACAACGTAGGCGTGCTTGGTAAGCTGATTTCAGAGCTGATTGAAGCCGCTGATCCAGGTCCACAGGAGGCGATGCGAGCTGTTGGGGCGAAGCGCTGGACTGCGCATCTATTCAGCATATTGCCTCAGATCTGGCCAAATGTGTTATCACACTTCTTCTATCGTTTTGAAGTCGCGATCCGCACCTCACTAGTACTTGGATTCATCGGTGGTGGCGGAATTGGGCAGCGTCTGTTCAATGATTTTAAAACCTTTCAATATAACGCAGTCGCACTGGATGTGTTGATTATCATGGTGATGGTCATTGTGATCGATTTTCTCACCAGCTATATCAGAAACCGTGTCATTTAA